One window from the genome of Streptomyces sp. NBC_01476 encodes:
- a CDS encoding maltokinase N-terminal cap-like domain-containing protein yields the protein MSDTSWTRVSPAASAASAPAAVDRDLESGLLDSLDPLLRRWLPRQRWFAGKGLPIGRLRLAAATELVPPGGRLGPLGLLHVLVDVEQPDRPADCYQLLLGAHPLLPSSLVRTSLGTAVGGPYDGLTLYDAPHDPRLAALLLERLRLPGRIGRLRFTTEPSAQFPPGLTPRVSTAEQSNTSVVYGDAYILKLFRRVSPGTNPDLELSLALARAGSRRVAEPVAWFEALDSDEDQEDAPGTGDRGDASEDASEKGAAGDAGTQPTAGEPVTLGVLQRFLPGSADGWTLATASVAEDGDFRDEAAALGRATAEVHASLAAALDVQRLDGAALERMAAAMTRRLEETAAEVPAVRPYAAALRSAFDDLAKLGAAAGTDEVVAQRIHGDLHLGQALRGPDGEWVLIDFEGEPARPLAERRRPAPPVQDVAGMLRSFDYAAYHSGNGPWAARHRDAFCTGYAEVAGLDPREQPVLIRAFETDKAVYEARYEARHRPAWLPIPLSALARLATSAV from the coding sequence ATGTCGGACACCTCCTGGACCCGTGTATCCCCTGCTGCGTCAGCAGCTTCCGCCCCGGCCGCGGTGGACCGCGATCTGGAGTCGGGGCTGCTGGACTCCCTCGATCCGCTGCTGCGCCGCTGGCTGCCGCGGCAGCGCTGGTTCGCCGGCAAGGGCCTGCCCATCGGCCGCCTCCGGCTGGCCGCGGCCACCGAGCTGGTGCCGCCCGGCGGGCGGCTCGGCCCGCTGGGACTGCTGCACGTGCTGGTCGACGTGGAGCAGCCGGACCGGCCCGCGGACTGCTATCAACTCCTGCTCGGCGCCCACCCACTGCTGCCCTCGTCGCTGGTCCGTACCTCGCTGGGCACCGCGGTCGGCGGCCCCTACGACGGGCTGACGCTCTACGACGCCCCGCACGACCCCCGGCTGGCCGCGCTGCTCCTCGAACGGCTGCGGCTGCCCGGCCGGATCGGCCGGCTGCGCTTCACCACCGAGCCGAGCGCGCAGTTCCCGCCGGGGCTGACCCCGCGGGTCTCCACCGCCGAGCAGTCGAACACCTCCGTGGTCTACGGCGACGCCTACATCCTCAAGCTCTTCCGCCGGGTCTCCCCCGGCACCAACCCCGACCTGGAGCTGTCGCTGGCGCTGGCCAGGGCGGGCTCGCGGCGGGTGGCGGAGCCGGTCGCCTGGTTCGAGGCGCTGGACTCCGACGAGGACCAGGAGGACGCCCCGGGCACCGGTGACCGCGGCGACGCCAGTGAAGACGCCAGTGAAAAGGGGGCCGCCGGTGACGCCGGTACGCAGCCCACGGCGGGCGAGCCGGTGACGCTCGGGGTGCTGCAGCGCTTCCTGCCGGGCTCGGCCGACGGATGGACGCTGGCCACCGCCTCGGTCGCCGAGGACGGCGACTTCCGCGACGAGGCGGCCGCGCTCGGGCGGGCCACCGCGGAGGTGCACGCCTCGCTGGCCGCGGCGCTGGACGTCCAGCGGCTGGACGGCGCGGCGCTGGAACGTATGGCCGCCGCGATGACACGGCGGCTGGAGGAGACGGCGGCCGAGGTGCCCGCGGTACGACCGTACGCCGCCGCGCTGCGGTCGGCCTTCGACGACCTGGCCAAGCTGGGCGCCGCCGCCGGGACCGACGAGGTGGTGGCCCAGCGCATCCACGGCGACCTGCACCTGGGGCAGGCGCTCCGCGGGCCGGACGGCGAGTGGGTGCTGATCGACTTCGAGGGCGAGCCGGCCCGGCCGCTCGCCGAACGCCGCCGTCCGGCGCCGCCGGTCCAGGACGTGGCCGGCATGCTCCGGTCCTTCGACTACGCCGCGTACCACAGCGGCAACGGCCCGTGGGCGGCCCGCCACCGGGACGCCTTCTGCACCGGGTACGCCGAGGTGGCCGGCCTCGATCCACGCGAACAGCCTGTGTTGATAC